In a single window of the Allobranchiibius huperziae genome:
- a CDS encoding serine hydrolase: MSQGVMMIGTVLTVLGCLIWGAIAFGVGRWLLHRAEPARGHSALAAELGRLAGRRARRVAAVVVDLDAVPVARSAFIDADEDSRFEIGSVTKGLVGMLLAEAISRREASLDTTLGDLLTETTGSQVGAVTLRELATHTSGLPRLPHSPAMVIRVLLGGCFGVDPYQGTSPASVIITACRQRLSGRGHYRYSNLGAALLGHGLARAAGCDFATLLAGRVFAPLGMSGAGTNAAGAVPRGWTSTGRRSSPWSAGGYGPAGGGVICTATDMVRMATALLDRTAPGRAAIEPIAVVEPGRANRSSGMFWIVDQHDSGRTMVWHNGQTGGYSAFFALYPQARRAVVVLADTANAAAQERVPLGLTRWLTNTTVEDDTTPDRTD; encoded by the coding sequence GTGTCTCAGGGGGTGATGATGATCGGCACTGTGCTGACGGTGCTCGGGTGCTTGATCTGGGGGGCGATCGCATTCGGTGTGGGGCGGTGGTTGTTGCATCGTGCCGAGCCTGCGCGGGGCCATTCAGCGCTGGCGGCCGAGTTGGGCCGCCTAGCGGGCCGGCGGGCTCGGAGGGTCGCCGCGGTGGTGGTTGATCTGGACGCGGTTCCCGTTGCCCGGTCGGCGTTCATCGATGCTGATGAGGACAGTCGCTTCGAGATCGGGTCGGTCACCAAGGGCCTGGTCGGGATGCTGCTCGCCGAGGCCATCAGCCGACGCGAAGCCAGCCTGGATACGACCCTGGGCGATCTGCTGACCGAGACCACGGGCAGCCAGGTGGGCGCGGTGACGCTACGGGAGCTTGCCACCCATACCTCTGGGTTGCCTCGGCTACCCCACTCGCCGGCGATGGTGATCCGCGTGCTCCTCGGCGGGTGCTTCGGGGTGGATCCGTATCAAGGTACGAGTCCAGCCTCGGTGATCATCACCGCCTGCCGGCAGCGTCTGTCCGGCCGTGGCCATTACCGGTATTCCAATCTCGGTGCGGCGCTGCTCGGACACGGTCTAGCCCGCGCCGCCGGCTGTGACTTCGCAACGCTCCTGGCCGGTCGGGTGTTCGCCCCGTTGGGCATGTCTGGCGCGGGCACCAACGCAGCCGGAGCGGTGCCACGCGGTTGGACCTCGACGGGGCGGCGCTCCTCTCCCTGGTCGGCCGGCGGGTACGGCCCGGCCGGCGGCGGAGTGATCTGCACCGCTACGGACATGGTCCGGATGGCCACCGCCCTGCTGGACAGGACCGCGCCCGGGCGGGCCGCGATCGAGCCGATCGCCGTGGTCGAGCCGGGTAGGGCGAACCGCTCGTCGGGCATGTTCTGGATCGTCGATCAGCACGACAGTGGCCGCACTATGGTCTGGCACAACGGCCAAACTGGCGGCTACTCTGCCTTCTTCGCCCTGTACCCGCAGGCCCGCCGTGCCGTCGTCGTCCTAGCTGACACCGCGAACGCCGCCGCTCAGGAGCGCGTCCCACTCGGCTTGACCCGCTGGCTCACCAACACCACCGTCGAGGACGACACGACGCCGGACCGCACCGACTGA
- a CDS encoding uridine kinase — protein sequence MTVREQVVSALADRLTAADIGHPLRVGIDGPCGSGKTTLAVQLTQAVSARGRPAVHVDSDGFHNAQGIRYRQGRDSARGYYDDAYNFDALVERVLLPLGPDGSRVYATKVHDMGTDRVVTDEMATAPRDAVVVFGCTFLQRGSLSACWDDVIYLEVRREIALARGVARDAEALGGVDNARRAYADRYMAAYDLYVREERPAEKASIVVNQDDFAAPRIVRGPMIRDPRCDPRH from the coding sequence ATGACTGTCCGAGAGCAGGTCGTGTCGGCCCTTGCCGATCGGTTGACCGCAGCCGACATCGGTCATCCACTACGCGTCGGTATCGACGGTCCGTGCGGGTCGGGTAAGACGACGCTGGCGGTCCAGCTGACTCAGGCGGTGAGCGCGCGTGGCCGCCCTGCGGTTCACGTGGACTCCGACGGCTTCCACAACGCGCAGGGGATCCGCTACCGGCAGGGTCGCGATTCAGCGCGTGGCTACTACGACGACGCCTACAACTTCGACGCGCTGGTCGAGCGGGTGCTTCTTCCCCTGGGCCCTGACGGCTCGCGTGTGTACGCCACCAAGGTCCACGACATGGGCACCGACCGGGTCGTGACGGACGAGATGGCCACTGCACCTCGAGACGCGGTCGTGGTGTTTGGCTGCACGTTCCTGCAGCGCGGATCACTCTCGGCCTGTTGGGACGACGTGATCTATCTGGAGGTGCGTCGCGAGATCGCTCTCGCCCGCGGCGTGGCACGCGATGCGGAGGCGCTCGGGGGAGTCGACAACGCGCGCCGGGCCTACGCCGATCGGTACATGGCGGCGTACGACCTCTACGTCCGCGAGGAGCGTCCGGCCGAGAAGGCGAGCATCGTCGTCAATCAGGACGACTTCGCCGCACCTCGCATAGTGCGTGGGCCCATGATTCGGGATCCACGGTGCGACCCGCGGCATTGA
- a CDS encoding phosphotransferase, which yields MDTQHLLVVDPAGSIELVPLPHPPQDVTSFAELVAVLGPEREVTPAGPPLRGPGQVVHRVRGKVTTPSSSISDELRPLVSTALDEERGGPVPLERAAWCRAGWAEQTAAWVDEVLAQRGEHRTGRSTILKSWGLSQVERIPTSNGIRYLKACSPLFAHEPVTTAWLADAAPAVVPGVLAIDEARACLLMHALPPAMTAMTVEQERLATCTAMAQMQEAVAGRMNELRASGAPDRRLSSTSRELVSMLQNGLTAGHLDGRRHRELETGVQRALALLDELADCGLPDDALVHGDLYPANVVVASSGAVIFDWSDACLGHPVLDLAHLCADRPRTARAELDWGAPWVQAYLEPWRERCTESQLKRALALAGVADLAFQAVTYERIQASMEPDERQDPDGGATARALGALVDNLPAR from the coding sequence GTGGACACCCAGCATCTGCTCGTCGTGGATCCAGCCGGATCCATCGAGTTGGTGCCCCTTCCGCACCCTCCGCAGGACGTCACCTCTTTCGCAGAGCTGGTCGCGGTCCTGGGCCCCGAACGAGAAGTCACGCCTGCCGGCCCGCCGCTGCGAGGGCCCGGCCAGGTCGTACACCGGGTGCGGGGCAAGGTGACCACTCCCAGCTCGAGCATTTCGGACGAGCTGAGGCCGCTGGTATCGACAGCGCTCGACGAGGAACGAGGTGGACCGGTCCCCCTCGAGCGTGCCGCCTGGTGCCGCGCGGGCTGGGCGGAGCAGACCGCAGCGTGGGTGGATGAGGTGCTGGCGCAGCGTGGCGAGCACCGGACGGGCAGGTCCACCATCCTGAAATCGTGGGGGCTCTCGCAGGTGGAGCGGATCCCCACGAGCAACGGCATCCGCTACCTCAAGGCCTGCTCCCCGCTGTTCGCCCACGAACCGGTCACCACCGCGTGGCTGGCAGACGCTGCCCCAGCGGTGGTGCCCGGTGTGCTCGCCATCGACGAAGCGCGGGCTTGCCTGCTGATGCACGCTCTTCCGCCTGCCATGACGGCGATGACCGTCGAACAGGAAAGGCTGGCGACGTGCACCGCGATGGCCCAGATGCAGGAGGCCGTCGCGGGACGCATGAATGAGCTCCGTGCGAGCGGCGCGCCCGATCGCAGATTGTCGAGCACCAGTCGAGAACTCGTCTCCATGCTTCAGAACGGTCTCACCGCGGGACATCTGGACGGTCGGCGTCATCGAGAACTGGAAACGGGTGTGCAGCGCGCCCTCGCTCTGCTCGATGAGTTGGCCGACTGCGGGCTGCCGGACGACGCCCTGGTGCACGGCGACCTGTATCCCGCCAACGTCGTCGTCGCTTCGAGCGGCGCGGTGATCTTCGATTGGTCCGATGCGTGCCTCGGCCACCCGGTGCTCGACCTGGCGCACCTGTGTGCCGATCGCCCCCGCACCGCACGTGCCGAACTCGACTGGGGTGCCCCCTGGGTCCAGGCATACCTCGAGCCGTGGCGCGAGAGATGCACGGAGTCGCAGCTGAAGCGAGCCCTTGCGCTCGCGGGCGTGGCCGACCTCGCCTTCCAAGCCGTCACCTATGAGCGGATCCAGGCCTCGATGGAACCCGATGAGCGACAAGATCCCGACGGCGGCGCCACGGCGAGGGCTCTTGGTGCCTTGGTGGACAACCTCCCGGCGCGATGA